Proteins from one Nitrobacteraceae bacterium AZCC 2146 genomic window:
- a CDS encoding transposase (product_source=KO:K07486; cath_funfam=1.10.150.20,1.10.150.290; cog=COG3547; ko=KO:K07486; pfam=PF01548,PF02371): protein MQMITTIGLDIAKSVFQVHGVDAGGQVVIRRQLKRRSVLGFFQKLPPCLVGIEACASSHHWSRELQALGHTVRLMPPAYVKPYVKRQKNDMADAEAICEAVTRANMRFVPTKTPEQQSCLMLHRTRHLFIRQQTAVINSIRAHLAEFGIVAPVGRKGVTELLHIVADPSDKRLSEVARACLAALGSQLLGLKQQILEFDRMILAWHRSNQTSKRLHYIPGVGPMLATALVTSVADPSTFRSARNFSAWIGLVPKQHSSGGKERLGSISKQGDRYLRSLFVAGALAVIRYAKIHGTGHRPWLTALLARKPTKVAAIALANKIARMAWAMMAKGERYKEPIALAR, encoded by the coding sequence ATGCAGATGATAACGACAATCGGTTTAGACATCGCCAAGTCAGTCTTCCAAGTCCACGGCGTTGATGCTGGCGGCCAGGTAGTCATTCGTCGTCAACTGAAGCGACGGTCAGTCCTGGGGTTCTTTCAGAAGCTGCCACCATGCCTGGTTGGCATAGAGGCTTGCGCCTCGTCTCACCATTGGTCGCGCGAACTTCAGGCGCTCGGCCATACCGTTCGGCTAATGCCGCCGGCCTACGTGAAGCCCTATGTCAAACGGCAGAAGAATGACATGGCTGACGCAGAGGCTATCTGCGAGGCGGTCACCCGAGCCAACATGCGTTTCGTGCCAACAAAGACGCCTGAACAGCAGAGCTGCCTGATGCTTCACCGCACCCGCCATCTGTTCATCCGCCAGCAGACCGCGGTAATCAATTCGATCCGGGCGCATCTTGCCGAGTTCGGCATTGTCGCGCCGGTCGGACGCAAAGGCGTCACGGAACTGCTGCATATTGTTGCCGACCCGAGCGACAAGCGGCTGTCAGAGGTTGCCCGTGCGTGTCTTGCCGCGCTCGGCAGTCAGCTACTCGGTCTCAAGCAGCAGATTCTGGAGTTCGATCGGATGATCCTGGCTTGGCATCGGTCCAACCAGACGAGCAAACGCCTTCACTACATTCCCGGGGTAGGTCCGATGCTGGCGACCGCTCTGGTCACCAGTGTTGCTGACCCGAGCACCTTCCGATCGGCACGTAACTTTTCTGCTTGGATCGGGCTGGTTCCGAAGCAGCACTCAAGCGGGGGCAAGGAGCGGCTCGGCAGCATCAGCAAACAGGGTGATCGCTATTTACGCAGCTTGTTCGTCGCCGGAGCACTCGCCGTCATCCGCTACGCCAAGATTCATGGCACCGGGCATCGGCCCTGGCTCACGGCGTTGTTGGCGCGAAAGCCGACCAAGGTTGCTGCTATCGCGCTTGCCAACAAAATCGCGCGGATGGCCTGGGCCATGATGGCCAAGGGCGAGCGCTACAAGGAACCCATCGCGCTTGCGCGGTAA
- a CDS encoding hypothetical protein (product_source=Hypo-rule applied), which translates to MASGHVNRIKRPNTWLHRPMLQNVKKALANPEPSTHGTSRRLAALQNLVAIGAGCVKTFFLPQKLHATGDYPRRHDGLSIFLLGRVQSQPGRKLGPH; encoded by the coding sequence ATGGCCAGCGGTCATGTGAACCGCATTAAAAGGCCGAACACATGGCTGCACCGACCAATGCTGCAAAACGTAAAGAAAGCTCTTGCCAATCCGGAGCCGTCCACACATGGCACATCGCGTCGTCTAGCTGCGCTGCAGAATTTGGTCGCTATTGGTGCAGGCTGTGTAAAAACGTTTTTCCTCCCCCAAAAACTGCACGCAACCGGGGACTATCCGCGTCGACACGACGGTCTGAGCATATTTTTGCTTGGTCGAGTCCAGAGTCAACCCGGGCGCAAGCTCGGGCCACACTGA
- a CDS encoding transposase (product_source=COG3666; cath_funfam=1.20.5.170; cog=COG3666; pfam=PF05598,PF13751), with translation MHGFVLGADRQQTTLLPECLDDWVDEGNSIRAVDVFVDALELRDLGFDGVDPAATGRPAYHPSPMLKLYIYGYLNRVQSSRRLEREAGRNLEVMWLTGRLVPDHKTIADFRKDNGPAIRKVCAQFVELCRKMGLLTKASVAIDGSKFKAVNSRDNNFTQGKIQRRQKQIEESVARYMSQLDTADRRTAAGEEPSETVLLTKTRLREKLAKLEEEVKRLAAIEKALLASPDKQISLTDPDCRSMATSGRGSGMVAYNVQSAVDTTNHLIVAHEVTNVGTDRSQLATMAQAAKAALRSDNLDVVADRGYFKGEEILACEQAGVAVTLPKPQTSGAKSAGRFGKPDFVYLAKDDVYRCPAGEKLAHHFTADEDGQKMRIYLTKACCTCPFKDQCTTSNERRIKRWEHEHVVEAAQTRLDRNPQAMRVRRETVEHPFATLKMRMGATHFLMKRLPNVATEMALNVLAYNLTRVMNIVGIKALLVAIRA, from the coding sequence ATGCACGGTTTCGTTTTAGGGGCGGATCGCCAGCAGACGACGCTGTTGCCGGAATGCCTCGATGATTGGGTCGACGAGGGCAATTCTATTCGCGCGGTCGATGTGTTCGTGGATGCGTTGGAACTGCGCGACCTCGGGTTCGATGGCGTTGATCCTGCAGCGACCGGCCGGCCAGCGTACCATCCTTCGCCGATGCTCAAGCTCTACATTTACGGCTATCTCAACCGGGTCCAATCGAGCCGGCGGCTGGAGCGCGAGGCCGGCCGCAATCTCGAGGTGATGTGGCTGACCGGACGGCTCGTGCCGGATCACAAAACCATCGCCGACTTCCGCAAGGACAATGGCCCAGCGATCAGGAAGGTTTGCGCGCAATTCGTCGAGTTGTGCCGGAAGATGGGCCTGCTGACGAAGGCCAGCGTTGCCATCGACGGCAGCAAGTTCAAGGCCGTGAACAGTCGCGACAACAACTTCACGCAAGGCAAGATCCAGCGCCGCCAGAAGCAGATCGAAGAGAGCGTTGCGCGCTACATGAGTCAACTGGACACCGCCGATCGCCGGACCGCCGCAGGAGAAGAGCCGTCAGAAACGGTGCTGCTGACCAAGACGCGGCTTAGGGAAAAGCTGGCGAAGCTCGAAGAAGAAGTGAAACGGCTGGCCGCTATTGAAAAGGCATTGCTCGCCTCGCCGGACAAGCAGATATCGCTGACCGATCCCGATTGCCGCTCGATGGCAACGAGCGGGCGCGGCTCCGGCATGGTCGCCTACAACGTACAAAGTGCGGTCGACACCACGAACCATCTGATTGTCGCGCACGAGGTCACTAACGTCGGCACCGATAGATCGCAACTGGCGACGATGGCGCAGGCGGCGAAAGCCGCGCTGCGCAGCGATAACTTGGACGTCGTTGCGGATCGGGGCTACTTTAAAGGTGAGGAAATCCTGGCATGCGAACAGGCCGGGGTCGCGGTCACGCTACCCAAGCCGCAAACCTCGGGAGCCAAGTCGGCAGGCCGCTTTGGGAAACCTGATTTTGTCTATTTGGCCAAGGACGATGTCTATCGCTGCCCGGCCGGCGAGAAGCTGGCGCACCACTTCACCGCTGATGAAGATGGCCAGAAAATGCGGATTTACTTGACGAAGGCGTGCTGCACCTGCCCGTTCAAGGATCAGTGCACAACGTCCAACGAGCGCCGCATCAAACGCTGGGAACACGAACACGTCGTCGAGGCCGCGCAGACGCGGCTCGATCGGAACCCGCAAGCCATGCGTGTGCGCCGCGAAACCGTCGAGCATCCGTTTGCCACACTCAAGATGCGGATGGGTGCAACACACTTTCTAATGAAGCGGTTGCCCAATGTCGCGACCGAAATGGCGCTGAACGTACTCGCCTACAACCTCACGCGCGTAATGAATATCGTCGGCATCAAGGCGCTCCTGGTGGCAATCCGGGCGTGA
- a CDS encoding branched-chain amino acid transport system substrate-binding protein (product_source=KO:K01999; cath_funfam=3.40.50.2300; cog=COG0683; ko=KO:K01999; pfam=PF13458; superfamily=53822), translating into MPATPAPIRIGYCLSLTGPLAGNSRSARLAHDIWREDINNRGGLLGRPVELICYDDRADASLVPGLYQRLMDEDKVDLVIGGYGTNTLLPAMPLIMERQRFFVGLMGLGVNNALAYPNYFAMIPTGPDPNAALTEGFFELAAAQAPRPSTVALVSADAEFSRNPILGAKANAGKYGFRIVHEATYPLTTENFKPVIDAVAASGCDLLFLCSYLADSIGLVRTIHAHPFRPKMVGGGMIGPQNTAVKTTLGPLLNGFVNYEYWAPVPRMMFPGVQEFLNTYQARAGAAGVDLLGHYMAPLAYAQMQVVAQAVDATGGFDDASLSTYARGATFHTVMGDIRFGVKGEWPEPRVLQVQFQGISGHEVEQFRNGSRQIVVSPPDFVSGGLRFPYAEALSAEQTR; encoded by the coding sequence ATGCCCGCCACGCCAGCGCCCATCCGTATCGGCTACTGCCTCTCGCTGACCGGTCCGCTCGCGGGCAACAGCCGGTCGGCCCGGCTCGCCCATGACATCTGGCGGGAGGACATCAACAACCGGGGTGGATTGCTCGGGCGACCTGTCGAACTCATCTGCTACGACGATCGCGCGGACGCCTCACTGGTTCCCGGCCTCTACCAACGGCTGATGGACGAAGACAAGGTCGATCTCGTCATCGGCGGTTACGGCACCAACACCCTGTTGCCGGCGATGCCGTTGATCATGGAGCGGCAGCGCTTTTTCGTCGGGTTGATGGGCCTCGGCGTCAACAACGCGCTCGCCTATCCCAACTACTTCGCCATGATACCGACCGGGCCGGATCCGAACGCCGCGCTCACCGAAGGATTTTTCGAGCTTGCCGCTGCGCAGGCGCCTCGGCCCTCGACCGTGGCGTTGGTCTCGGCGGATGCGGAATTTTCGCGCAATCCGATTCTCGGCGCGAAGGCCAATGCCGGGAAGTATGGATTCCGGATCGTCCACGAAGCCACCTATCCGCTGACGACCGAAAATTTCAAACCTGTCATCGACGCTGTCGCCGCAAGCGGTTGCGACCTGTTGTTTCTCTGCTCCTACCTCGCGGACTCGATCGGCCTCGTGCGCACCATCCATGCACACCCGTTCCGCCCGAAGATGGTCGGCGGCGGCATGATCGGTCCGCAGAACACCGCGGTGAAAACCACCCTCGGCCCGCTGCTCAATGGCTTCGTGAACTACGAATACTGGGCGCCGGTCCCCAGGATGATGTTCCCCGGGGTTCAGGAATTCCTGAACACCTATCAGGCGCGGGCCGGCGCCGCCGGCGTCGACCTCCTGGGACATTACATGGCGCCGCTTGCTTATGCCCAGATGCAGGTGGTTGCCCAGGCTGTCGACGCGACCGGCGGCTTCGACGACGCCAGCCTCTCCACCTACGCACGAGGCGCGACCTTTCACACCGTCATGGGCGACATCAGGTTCGGGGTAAAAGGCGAATGGCCGGAGCCGCGAGTCCTGCAGGTCCAATTCCAGGGAATATCCGGTCACGAAGTTGAACAATTCCGGAATGGGTCGAGGCAAATCGTGGTGTCACCGCCAGACTTCGTTTCCGGCGGACTTCGTTTTCCTTATGCAGAAGCTCTGTCCGCCGAGCAAACGCGTTAA
- a CDS encoding nicotinamidase-related amidase (product_source=COG1335; cath_funfam=3.40.50.850; cog=COG1335; pfam=PF00857; superfamily=52499), producing MPAKTGLDALLRPEDSILVLIDHQPYQFTNLNSHDPAMIVNNVIGLAKTAKVFNVPTILTTVIEERGGYIIKGLQDVFPEQKPIDRTFINTWEDPKVTDIVKKSGRKQLVLAALYTEICLAMPAIQALAEGYDVFIVTDASGGVSLEAHDMAVRRMVAAGAVPITWMAVLGEWQRDWAREETAAGVAGVVLEHGGASGVALAWELQLLAGRAKAGA from the coding sequence ATGCCCGCCAAGACCGGCCTCGACGCCCTGCTGCGCCCGGAAGACAGCATCCTCGTGCTGATCGACCATCAGCCGTACCAGTTCACCAACCTGAACAGCCACGACCCGGCGATGATCGTCAACAACGTCATCGGCCTCGCCAAGACGGCGAAGGTCTTCAACGTGCCGACGATCCTGACCACGGTGATCGAGGAACGCGGCGGCTACATCATCAAGGGGCTTCAGGATGTCTTTCCGGAGCAGAAGCCGATCGACCGCACCTTCATCAACACCTGGGAAGACCCCAAGGTTACCGACATCGTGAAGAAGAGCGGGCGCAAGCAGCTCGTGCTGGCCGCGCTCTACACCGAGATCTGCCTCGCCATGCCGGCGATCCAGGCGCTCGCCGAGGGATATGACGTCTTCATCGTCACCGACGCTTCAGGCGGCGTTTCACTGGAAGCTCATGACATGGCCGTGCGTCGCATGGTCGCCGCAGGAGCCGTGCCGATCACCTGGATGGCCGTGCTCGGCGAATGGCAGCGTGATTGGGCGCGCGAGGAGACAGCCGCCGGCGTCGCCGGCGTCGTTCTCGAACATGGCGGAGCCAGCGGTGTCGCCTTGGCCTGGGAACTGCAGTTGCTCGCCGGGCGCGCCAAAGCCGGCGCTTGA
- a CDS encoding hypothetical protein (product_source=Hypo-rule applied; cath_funfam=3.10.450.50; pfam=PF12680; superfamily=54427) produces MSSKSIDYDSLMQANLARVFGERNASRRMKAIAELYAGDATLYEPDALATGHAAISHAVEALLSSLPPNFAFTAMGPAVGHHGVGRLRWQAGPPNGPVAVTGTDVARFEGSHIHTLHVFIDPTGA; encoded by the coding sequence ATGAGCTCGAAATCCATCGACTATGACAGCCTCATGCAGGCAAATCTCGCACGGGTGTTCGGCGAGCGCAACGCCTCCCGCCGGATGAAAGCCATCGCAGAACTCTATGCCGGCGACGCGACATTGTATGAACCGGATGCCTTGGCGACGGGCCATGCCGCTATCAGCCACGCGGTGGAAGCGCTGTTGTCGAGCCTGCCGCCCAACTTCGCCTTCACGGCGATGGGCCCCGCCGTCGGCCACCACGGTGTCGGACGGCTGCGCTGGCAGGCCGGTCCACCGAACGGTCCCGTAGCCGTGACCGGAACCGATGTCGCCCGGTTCGAAGGCAGCCACATCCATACCCTCCACGTCTTTATCGACCCCACCGGCGCCTGA
- a CDS encoding AraC family transcriptional regulator (product_source=KO:K07506; cath_funfam=1.10.10.60; cog=COG2207; ko=KO:K07506; pfam=PF12833; smart=SM00342; superfamily=46689), which translates to MQTRTDRLTPLPENVLSLSMAQRAWNGVGVDVSEFHCAGRVTHHLRYETETRLSVVLEEIGSHCEPRLREDQPCPIGYMPRHMHFAPAGMEMWGYSADTRFVKDATLTFDLAVLGERLATEFDADAITTPRLRFSDDRIWTLVRLLSYAVNDPDPSVQLYGDGLTAAITAQLFANPPEPGADAKGLAPWQLRRIVEYLDARLPARVELAHLAQLAQLSQSHFSRAFKASTGMAPYRWQLDARIRRAQALLIDTPASLDQVAEATGFADAVHFGRTFRKLTGATPAAWRHDRKN; encoded by the coding sequence TTGCAGACGCGCACCGATCGTTTGACGCCATTACCTGAGAACGTGCTGAGCCTGTCGATGGCGCAGCGCGCATGGAACGGCGTGGGCGTCGACGTCAGCGAATTCCATTGCGCGGGCCGGGTGACTCATCATCTGCGCTACGAGACCGAAACCCGCCTCAGCGTTGTGCTGGAAGAGATCGGAAGCCACTGCGAACCACGCCTGCGCGAGGACCAGCCCTGCCCGATCGGCTATATGCCCAGGCACATGCACTTCGCGCCGGCCGGCATGGAGATGTGGGGCTACAGCGCCGACACGCGCTTCGTGAAGGACGCCACCCTGACTTTCGATCTCGCGGTGCTCGGCGAGCGGCTGGCCACCGAATTCGACGCCGATGCGATCACTACGCCGCGGTTGCGCTTTTCCGACGATCGCATCTGGACCCTGGTCAGGCTGCTCTCCTATGCAGTGAACGATCCCGATCCGTCAGTGCAACTCTATGGCGACGGGCTGACCGCCGCGATCACGGCGCAGCTCTTCGCCAATCCACCGGAGCCTGGCGCGGACGCCAAGGGCCTGGCTCCCTGGCAACTTCGGCGTATCGTCGAATATCTCGACGCGCGGCTGCCTGCGCGCGTGGAGCTCGCGCATCTGGCGCAGCTGGCGCAACTGTCGCAGTCGCACTTCAGCCGGGCGTTCAAGGCCTCGACCGGGATGGCGCCCTATCGCTGGCAACTCGATGCGCGCATCCGCCGTGCGCAGGCCCTGCTGATCGACACCCCCGCCTCGCTCGACCAGGTGGCCGAGGCCACCGGCTTTGCCGATGCGGTGCATTTCGGGCGCACGTTCCGGAAACTCACCGGAGCGACACCGGCAGCGTGGCGGCACGACCGGAAAAACTGA
- a CDS encoding transposase (product_source=COG3666; cog=COG3666; pfam=PF05598,PF13751) has translation MMGMQTSPARLFYDFCLDDHVPGDHLLRRIDQFLELETVRSELKPFYSTIGRPSIDPELMMRMLIVGYCMGIRSERRLCDEVHLNLAYRWFCRLGLDGKVPDHSTFSRNRHGRFRQSDILRHLFEAVVGRCLREGLVGGEGFAVDASLIAADANKQRSIPGDQWRVDDLGADAGQAVREYLATLDDAAFGAASEVTPKFISPSDPAAQWTGAHKGHAFFAYATNYLIDTENAVILDVEASRAIRQAEVGASRTMIDRTTKRFGLRPRYLAADSAYGSAANLAWLVKERQIEPHIPVFDKSNRTDGTFSRSDFVFDAERNHYTCPQGNLLVQFRRTFATPRSGITKDGTRLYRSSKSDCQGCALKAKCCPNTPQRKVPRDLDEDARDVVRALANTPAYERSRHRRKKIEMLFAHLKRILRLGRLRLRGPNGARDEFLLAATAQNLRKLAKLRPMPAVCPLGA, from the coding sequence ATGATGGGGATGCAGACGTCGCCGGCACGGCTGTTCTACGATTTCTGCCTCGATGACCACGTTCCCGGCGATCACCTGCTTCGTCGCATCGACCAGTTCCTCGAACTTGAGACGGTGCGCTCGGAACTAAAGCCGTTCTACAGCACCATTGGCCGCCCCTCGATTGATCCTGAGCTGATGATGCGGATGCTGATCGTCGGCTATTGCATGGGCATCCGATCCGAACGGCGGCTGTGCGATGAGGTCCATCTCAACCTGGCCTATCGCTGGTTTTGTCGTCTGGGGCTCGACGGCAAGGTGCCGGACCACTCCACCTTCTCGCGCAACCGCCATGGCCGGTTCCGGCAGAGTGATATCCTGCGGCATTTGTTCGAGGCGGTGGTGGGGCGGTGCCTGCGCGAAGGTCTTGTTGGCGGTGAGGGGTTCGCGGTGGACGCGAGCCTGATCGCAGCCGATGCCAACAAGCAGCGGTCCATCCCCGGAGATCAGTGGCGGGTCGATGACCTTGGCGCCGATGCCGGGCAGGCTGTTCGCGAGTATCTGGCAACCCTGGACGATGCTGCTTTCGGCGCTGCCAGCGAGGTGACGCCGAAGTTCATCTCGCCTTCGGATCCAGCCGCGCAGTGGACCGGCGCCCATAAGGGGCACGCCTTCTTCGCCTACGCAACCAACTACCTGATCGACACGGAGAACGCTGTCATTCTCGACGTCGAAGCCAGCCGAGCCATCCGCCAGGCGGAGGTCGGAGCCTCACGCACTATGATCGATCGAACCACCAAACGCTTTGGCCTCAGGCCCCGGTACCTTGCTGCCGACAGCGCCTATGGCTCGGCTGCGAACCTGGCCTGGCTGGTCAAGGAGCGGCAGATCGAACCGCACATCCCGGTGTTCGACAAGTCCAACCGGACCGACGGCACCTTCTCGCGATCCGACTTCGTCTTCGACGCTGAACGCAACCACTACACCTGCCCACAGGGCAATTTGCTGGTGCAGTTCAGGCGAACCTTCGCGACGCCGCGCTCGGGCATCACCAAAGACGGAACGCGGCTATACCGATCGAGCAAGTCTGATTGCCAGGGCTGCGCCCTCAAGGCGAAGTGCTGTCCGAACACGCCGCAGCGCAAAGTGCCGCGTGACCTCGACGAAGATGCTCGTGATGTCGTCCGAGCTCTGGCAAACACGCCGGCCTACGAACGTTCGCGGCATCGCCGGAAGAAGATCGAGATGCTGTTCGCCCATCTCAAGCGCATCCTTAGACTCGGTCGCCTCAGATTGCGCGGCCCCAACGGCGCACGAGACGAATTCCTCCTCGCCGCCACCGCCCAAAACCTGAGAAAGCTCGCAAAGCTTCGACCGATGCCGGCCGTCTGCCCTCTGGGGGCATGA
- a CDS encoding acyl-CoA synthetase (AMP-forming)/AMP-acid ligase II (product_source=COG0318; cath_funfam=2.30.38.10,3.30.300.30,3.40.50.980; cog=COG0318; pfam=PF00501,PF13193; superfamily=56801), which produces MPEESLYRNLISRVNLGDLLIRSAARAPGRLAIVDADRRLTYREFNEWVNRTAHGLTGLGYRRGDALGLMTANNAEFIVTYFACAKLGLVCVPINLFWRYGELAYVLNHAAVKGVVVESALIEQLEGALVDTAGVKDVVVIGDVGDTAIADRRTVTFDTLQKGMPQHEPAAFVTDRDPISYLYTSGTTSAPKGVVSSHLAVYLESLGVALDTRMTADDRVTALMPLFHTAQLNVIVTPAIAVGAAIFIQRGFDADRLLTLIESEHLTLTFALPMMYRAMLEQLDQHDRDVSSMRLAIYAMAPMPTHELQKAIARFGCQFALMFGQTEMNPLAVYFRPEHQLSHPGAVGTPSANVEVAIMNEAGQFLPQGQSGEIVYRSPQVMSGYLHDPAATAAAFVHGWFHSGDSGHFDRDGILWFEDRFKDVIKSGGENVASIEVEKALYAADPGVQETAVIGLPHDRWGEAVTAVVILKAGHRIDEETLLKKVRSHLSPFKCPKRIIFTETMPKTATGKIQKAKLRAELVGIYRT; this is translated from the coding sequence ATGCCTGAGGAAAGTCTGTATCGAAATCTTATTTCTCGCGTCAATCTCGGCGACCTTCTGATCCGCAGCGCTGCGCGGGCTCCGGGTCGGCTCGCCATCGTCGATGCGGATCGTCGCCTTACCTACCGCGAATTCAATGAATGGGTAAACAGAACAGCGCATGGACTCACGGGCCTCGGCTATCGGCGCGGCGATGCCCTGGGATTAATGACGGCGAACAACGCGGAATTTATTGTCACCTATTTCGCCTGCGCCAAACTCGGCCTGGTGTGCGTGCCCATCAATCTGTTCTGGCGCTACGGTGAACTTGCCTATGTGCTGAATCATGCCGCCGTCAAAGGCGTCGTGGTCGAGAGTGCACTGATCGAACAGCTTGAGGGCGCGCTGGTCGATACCGCCGGTGTGAAGGACGTGGTCGTCATTGGCGACGTGGGCGATACGGCGATCGCAGATCGCCGGACCGTTACCTTCGACACGCTGCAGAAGGGCATGCCCCAACACGAACCGGCAGCTTTCGTCACAGACCGCGACCCGATATCGTATCTTTACACCAGCGGCACCACCTCGGCGCCCAAGGGCGTCGTCAGCAGCCATCTGGCGGTCTATCTTGAGTCCCTTGGGGTCGCACTCGACACACGCATGACGGCGGACGATCGCGTGACGGCTCTCATGCCGTTGTTCCACACCGCCCAGTTGAATGTCATCGTGACTCCGGCGATCGCGGTCGGCGCTGCTATTTTCATTCAGCGTGGTTTCGACGCGGATCGCCTTCTCACCCTGATCGAATCCGAGCACCTGACCCTGACATTCGCATTGCCTATGATGTATCGCGCGATGCTGGAACAGCTAGATCAGCATGATCGCGACGTTTCGAGCATGCGTCTTGCGATTTATGCGATGGCGCCGATGCCGACCCACGAACTACAGAAGGCGATCGCGCGCTTCGGTTGCCAGTTCGCCCTGATGTTCGGCCAGACCGAGATGAACCCGCTTGCAGTGTATTTCCGGCCGGAGCATCAATTGAGCCATCCAGGGGCGGTCGGCACGCCGTCAGCCAATGTCGAAGTCGCGATCATGAACGAAGCGGGCCAGTTTTTGCCTCAAGGTCAATCAGGTGAAATCGTCTATCGCAGTCCGCAAGTCATGTCGGGCTATCTGCACGATCCCGCCGCCACTGCCGCGGCCTTCGTCCATGGCTGGTTTCACTCCGGCGATTCCGGTCATTTCGACAGGGACGGCATTCTGTGGTTCGAGGACCGATTCAAGGACGTAATCAAGAGCGGCGGCGAGAACGTCGCGTCCATTGAGGTGGAAAAGGCGCTCTACGCCGCTGATCCCGGCGTGCAGGAGACAGCCGTAATCGGTCTGCCGCATGATCGCTGGGGCGAAGCGGTGACAGCAGTCGTCATTCTCAAAGCTGGGCATAGGATCGATGAAGAGACCCTTCTGAAGAAAGTGCGGAGTCATCTCAGCCCTTTCAAATGCCCGAAACGCATTATCTTCACCGAGACAATGCCGAAGACCGCAACCGGCAAGATTCAGAAGGCGAAGCTGCGAGCCGAACTGGTCGGAATCTACCGAACTTAG